CGAGACCACGTCTTACGCGCCGAGTTCACCTTATTCCGCCAGCAAGGCCTCCAGTGATCATTTGGTTCGGGCCTGGCAACGCACCTATGGTCTGCCAACCCTGGTGACCAACTGTTCGAATAATTACGGGCCCTATCATTTCCCGGAAAAACTCATCCCGCATGTTATCTTGAACGCACTTGCCGGCAAGCCTTTGCCGGTCTATGGCGATGGGAAGCAAATCCGTGATTGGTTGTATGTTGAAGACCATGCACGGGCTCTCTATCAGGTCGTCAGCGCCGGCCAGGTGGGGGAAACCTACAATATCGGCGGACATAATGAGAAACAGAATATTGAAGTGGTGCATACCATTTGCGAGTTGCTTGAGGAGTTAGTCGGGAGAAACCCCTCACCCCTCACCCCTCACCCCTCACTGGGCAAGCCTTACGCCTCTCTCATCACCTTCGTCAGGGATCGTCCTGGTCATGATGCACGCTATGCCATCGACGCCAGCAAGATAGATCGCGAGCTGGGCTGGCGCCCGCAAGAGACTTTTGAGAGTGGCATGCGCAAAACAGTGCAGTGGTATCTGGACAACGAGGCCTGGTGGCAACGTGTGCTCAGCGGGTACTATAAGTTGGAAAGAATCGGAAATTAAACTGGTGTGTTCTTTGTTCGCAACTAATCCTTGAGGTCACGCAATTGTCTACAACAAAACGCAAACTGGCTCTTATCGGCGCCAATGGAATGCTGGCCTCAGCAATCCGAAAGCTGGCTCCTTCTGAGTATCTTATTCAGACATACGATCTGCCTGATTTTGACCTGACGAGTCGCCAGCAGGTTCTTGCGTTGCGCCATAGCGCACCTGATATCATCCTCAACTGTGCCGCTTTTACCAATGTCGATGGTTGTGAAGAGCAGCGTGAACTGGCCATGCGGGTTAATGGTGGTGGGCCCGGGTTGTTAGCCGAATTGGCTAACAATATCGACGCCGTGTTGGTGCACATATCGACCGACTTTGTTTTTGATGGCAAAAAAGGGAGGCCCTACCTCGAGGAGGATCAGCCGCGGCCACTTTCCGTTTATGGCAAGAGCAAGCTGGAGGGCGAACGGCAGATATTGCAGTCGGGATTGAAGAAATATTTCATCGTCCGTACCAGCTGGTTGTACGGTGCAGGCGGAAATAACTTTGTTGAAACCATCATCCGCCTTGCAACTGAGCGCAAGGAACTCTCCATCGTTACGGATCAACTTGGCACACCGACTTATACCAGCGATTTAGCTACCGCGATTTTCCAGCTGTTGGCTGTGCCCCCTAACACTTTACCCCTCACACCTTACGGTATCTATCACTACAGCAACGAGGGTGAGTGCAGCTGGTTCGATTTTGCTACAGAGATTGTTGTTCAACTGCGGACCTGGCAGGGAGTCAAGGTCGAGCACCTGATCCCCATCCCTACGGAGGGCTACCCATTGCCCGCCGAAAGACCGAAATATTCGGTGATGTCCAAGGACAAGATCAGACTGGCGGCCAACTTGGTTATTCCAGCATGGCAAGAGAGCCTGAAGGCTTACTTTAAACAACGAAATTCAAAAGAGGACTTCTCGTGAGTATACAAAAAGGCATCATTCTCGCCGGCGGCTCTGGTACGCGTCTTTATCCTTTGACCCTGGTGGCCAGTAAGCAATTGCAAGCGATCTACGATAAGCCGATGATTTACTATCCGCTCTCGACGTTGATGCGCGCCGGTGTGAAGGATATCCTGATTATCTCCACGCCGCTTGATACGCCTCGCTTCGAGGCCCTGCTTGGTGACGGCAGTCGCTGGGGGATTAAGCTCAGCTATGTTGTCCAGCCGGAGCCCAAGGGGATTGCACAGGCGTTTCTGGTCGGCGAGGAGTTTATCGACAGCCAGGCGGTCGCTCTGATCCTGGGGGACAATATCTTCTATGGTAAGATGGGTCTGACCCGCATTTTTGCTGAATTTGGAAGCGGCGCCAAGGTCTTCGGTTATCAGGTGAATGATCCGGAGCGTTACGGGGTGGTCGAGTTCGACCGAAATGGGCATGCGATCGGCATTGAAGAGAAGCCGTCACAGCCGAAGTCGCGCTATGCCGTGCCTGGCCTTTATCTCTATGATGAAAAAGTTGTCGAACTGACCAAGCAGTTGGTCCCTTCTGCCAGGGGAGAGCTGGAAATCACAGATCTTAACCTGGTTTATTTGCGGCGCCAGGAGTTGATGGTCGAAAAATTGGAACGCGGAATTGCCTGGCTCGATACCGGTACTCACAGGAGTCTGCTTGAAGCGAGCCACTTTATAGGTACCCTTGAAGCCCGTCAAGGTGTCAAGATTGCTTGTCTTGAAGAGGTCGCATATCGTAAAGGATTTATCGACAAGACCAAGTTTGTGACTGTAATTGAGCAGACGCCAAAATCGAGTTATCGGGAATATCTTGAGCAGATTTATAATGAAGAGCCCTGAGGTCGTGTGATGAAGGTTATTCCTACTGAAATTCCCGAAGTGTTGATTGTTGAGCCTCAGGTGTTTGGCGACGAACGAGGTTTTTTCTACGAAAGCTTTAATCAGAAACGTTGGGAACAATTGACCGGATTGCAAACGACTTTTGTTCAGGATAACCACTCGCGTTCCGCAAAGGGAGTTTTGCGGGGGCTGCATTATCAGATTCAGCACCCGCAAGGTAAATTGGTGCGAGTGATCGCGGGCGAGGTATTTGATGTGGCCGTCGATCTTCGCACAGGATCAAAAACATTCGGTAAGTGGACCGGTGATTTCCTTTCTGCCGAGAATAATAAGCAGATGTGGATACCTGAAGGCTTCGCGCATGGCTTTCTGGTTTTGAGTGAGTCTGCTGAATTTCTGTACAAGACCACAGATTACTATGCATCAGAGTATGAGCGCTGCATTATTTGGGATGACCCATCTTTAGGGATAGATTGGCCGTTAACGGGTGACCCTGTTTTATCAACCAAGGACCAGGCCGGGGTGATTTTTACCGCTGCTGAACTTTATTAAAGAACTACGTGCTCTGTGTGGCTGGCAATCCATCAAGTAGTTATCTGGTTTGGTTATAAATATTGCTCTTGTCAGGGGTTACTACAAAAAACAGATGGAGTTGAAGGTTAAGTTGATTCGACTGTTCTCCTGTGAGAACAACATGCAGCATCTGCTGTTTGAATTCACTTCACTTTTGGAAATAACCATCGGTATAGGAGTTTTATATTGTTAACGGG
Above is a genomic segment from Geopsychrobacter electrodiphilus DSM 16401 containing:
- the rfbC gene encoding dTDP-4-dehydrorhamnose 3,5-epimerase gives rise to the protein MKVIPTEIPEVLIVEPQVFGDERGFFYESFNQKRWEQLTGLQTTFVQDNHSRSAKGVLRGLHYQIQHPQGKLVRVIAGEVFDVAVDLRTGSKTFGKWTGDFLSAENNKQMWIPEGFAHGFLVLSESAEFLYKTTDYYASEYERCIIWDDPSLGIDWPLTGDPVLSTKDQAGVIFTAAELY
- the rfbB gene encoding dTDP-glucose 4,6-dehydratase — encoded protein: MKLLITGGAGFIGSAVVRHIIHNTSDAVVNVDKLTYAGNLDSLSEVAINDRYAFEQVDICDRIALDRVFAQHRPDAVMHLAAESHVDRSIDGPGEFIQTNVVGTYTLLEATRAYWSGLAPAERERFRFHHISTDEVYGDLHGTDDLFTETTSYAPSSPYSASKASSDHLVRAWQRTYGLPTLVTNCSNNYGPYHFPEKLIPHVILNALAGKPLPVYGDGKQIRDWLYVEDHARALYQVVSAGQVGETYNIGGHNEKQNIEVVHTICELLEELVGRNPSPLTPHPSLGKPYASLITFVRDRPGHDARYAIDASKIDRELGWRPQETFESGMRKTVQWYLDNEAWWQRVLSGYYKLERIGN
- the rfbD gene encoding dTDP-4-dehydrorhamnose reductase codes for the protein MSTTKRKLALIGANGMLASAIRKLAPSEYLIQTYDLPDFDLTSRQQVLALRHSAPDIILNCAAFTNVDGCEEQRELAMRVNGGGPGLLAELANNIDAVLVHISTDFVFDGKKGRPYLEEDQPRPLSVYGKSKLEGERQILQSGLKKYFIVRTSWLYGAGGNNFVETIIRLATERKELSIVTDQLGTPTYTSDLATAIFQLLAVPPNTLPLTPYGIYHYSNEGECSWFDFATEIVVQLRTWQGVKVEHLIPIPTEGYPLPAERPKYSVMSKDKIRLAANLVIPAWQESLKAYFKQRNSKEDFS
- the rfbA gene encoding glucose-1-phosphate thymidylyltransferase RfbA, giving the protein MSIQKGIILAGGSGTRLYPLTLVASKQLQAIYDKPMIYYPLSTLMRAGVKDILIISTPLDTPRFEALLGDGSRWGIKLSYVVQPEPKGIAQAFLVGEEFIDSQAVALILGDNIFYGKMGLTRIFAEFGSGAKVFGYQVNDPERYGVVEFDRNGHAIGIEEKPSQPKSRYAVPGLYLYDEKVVELTKQLVPSARGELEITDLNLVYLRRQELMVEKLERGIAWLDTGTHRSLLEASHFIGTLEARQGVKIACLEEVAYRKGFIDKTKFVTVIEQTPKSSYREYLEQIYNEEP